The DNA window ACCGTACCTCGTAGGGATTAAAGCtgttcccacaccgtttttttacgacgagtATGGAGAGgtgcggaaccaccccggatctACAACgccatctctagcttctccTTCCCTAGATTCTCCTGtgaattccctcaccacgtcagactcgtggtatgctgcctttaagacaaATCAATTCCAGCACCCATATCTCAGCTCAAAATGGACCAGTTTATTATCAGAGCATTTGAAACAGCTGCAAATATTCCACAACGACGTGCCTATTTTCACAGGTGCTTAATACAGATATTAACTTCTTTCATAATGCAAAAGTAGGATCTTGCAGtgtagtgtgtgtgtgtctacAATGAATCCTCGGCTTCTTTTCAGATCAAAAGTGAGCAGGGAGTTCAGATCACTTTGGTATTAAAAGTAATTATGGAACGAAATTCTGCATCAGATTTCTCATGATGTATAGTAGCTATCTAGACGAGTTGTTTTAGGTTCTGGGATATCGTTGATCGAATGGCGGTGAACTACTAACACAACGTGTATTCTTATAATCTCATCGGTGCTTTTTGCTTATGTGCCTGATCTTTTCAAATACTATTTTGCCATAATGTGCTTTTTGTACAGGTGTACATTGTTTTAATTGTTGATCTGATTTAGAAGAATTTCTATAGTTAGAAGTTTATTAGcactaattaattattacacTAGTTTACTGTTCTTTTTGTCCATAACCTCAACGCATTCCTAATGAGCTTAATTGAAGAAGTTGATTTGAATAAAACTGCAAAACTATCAACGAACAACAATGAACAACTGAAAGATACCTATAACAGCTAAATTGATGCCGAGTTGAATATTCATCCTAAACAAGTATATGTTTTCTACCAAAGCCACAATCTCTTCCAACTTCTGCTACTGGCTACTTGCTTAACATCGACTGGTCTGTCTAATGATGATGCGGCATCGCCGATTTCTTGTCGCATCTAAATTTTCCaaactttcaaaataaaaaagtgtgaTTACggtaatttttagaaatacaaCGAAAATGTAGCGAGAAGTTTCTTGATCATTCAATAGCATATCATTCAGAAATATTGAACAGAAAAGCATCGAGGTCCACCTTAGGATGATTACGCGGATCTATCTTGTTAACAAAGAATAAATGGGACTATTGCTTCAGTGTCTGCTCAAAAACAATGTctataaatcaataaaagatCAAATAGAACAATTACCCTACTTTCTCTTCGTTGACGTATCGCAAAAAAGGGAAACTAAGGAACGAACCTGAGCCATCCTTTCACTGAGTTTGGTCCAAACTTCACTGGTATTCCACAATCGTCGTCGCTTTTCAGCGTCTTCTACACTGTCGCTCCAAGGTTGTTCATGACGTTCTCGACTTTAAATATAGGAACTACGCTACGGTCCTTTgcatacttatttttttcagtcgtACTAATAGCTTACTCTATAAACATTCCATTAGCTCCTTCCATGGCAGGATCAGCAAGGGCGTAAAGCACAGGTCGTACCGCCTTCTCTACTCGTCTTTCTCCCATGCCGAAGCTGACAATTCTAAGTAGCCACCGACTCAAGAAGAAAGTCTGATGATCCATTTGCGCCGACAAGTTCGATTTTGTTCTACCTGGATCGGCGACTGTGACTGTTATATTtgaatctaaaaataaaagtgaaaaacagtGGATTTCCACTGGTAGATGACGTAACACGGACCTTTTAACCTTTCGGAGAGTTCTTTTGCAAACATGGCAGCTGCAAGCTTACTCTGCTTGTAAACTTCAAATCCATCGTATTTCTTACGGGTGGCAGCATTTAGGTCATCAAAATCTAACTCGCATCTGCAAGAAAGTGCATGTGATGATCACTTGAAGAGCACAAAAATTTAGAACACCCACTTTCTATTGATTATGTTTGTGTTGAGGAAGACTATCCTAACGGGGTGATCCTGAGCAAGTAATTTGTCTAGCAACAAGCCAGTGAGCAGAAATGAACCTAGGTGGTTCGTGGCAAACGTCCGTTCAATTCCATCCTAAAACAAAGTAAATGAAAGCACaaacaatttctttaaattgCAGACGAATTTAGTACGGAAAGAGACGCATAttaaggaaaggaaagtaacAATGCGAGAAGCACCGAAAGGGAAGTGTGAGCACAAATGAATGATTTTCAAGAATTGATAGAAATTTTTGCCGAAATTGGAATGAACAGATGGAAGGTACATGAGGGAGGCATAAAATTCGCAAAAAAGTAATTATATGATAAAAGTTCTGACAAGGAATGAAACGGTTTAAAACATTATTGCTTAAAGGGTAACTGGGGTGGTAcgatttcagatggagagtttctatgcgggatcgtagatcgctgattccgttcatttcttcctaattgccgaagagatgcggcgcgtgcacaaggctggcgcgctccatcccaactcattgtagaaaatagcgcgccggaacgcatAAAAGTcatattttccgggccgtttttttacggcgattaggaataGATGAAAGGAATCATCCTCTTAagcacaatctacgatcccgtataagaactACCCAcatgaaatcagtaccaccccagattcgtggtatctTGCCTTTAATTCTTGCAGAAAGTAAAAGTATGGGATGCATGTACCTTGTTCACTTTTCTCTCTGAATCCATCATAGCAGCGTTATGTACGACACCATCTATCCGATCCAGCTCAAATTTTCCTAGAACGAATTTTGACGCACTTCGAATACATGgttcgaaataaataaacccaCCTTTATTCAACTTCTGAACAAAACTCCGTATGCTATCGAAATCTTCTAGATCACACTGTCTACAGTACACTTGTTTATTTCTGGTGTTCAACACAATATCTCGACGTACTTGCACACATTTTTCACGATTTCTAAATATATATGCAGCAGTTGGATCTTCGTTACCGACCAGAAACCACTGACCTACAAGCCATGATTACCCGTGCGTTTCTTTTTGCTAGTTCTTCTACTGTAGCCTAAACAAACTGATTATATTCCAAATTACTAGTATATGTACAAATAATATTccatttaatttaatatttcttttattccttaGTAATCTTCATCATAACTATAGTGATCTTCAATCACactataacaataatataaatataaattatgtTATGAGCATAAATAAGCTGATTTCACCTGCCCTATTCCAGATGTGGCACCTGTGATAATATACGTCTTCCCCGCCAAGTCCTCATCAAGTTCATATTTGGCTCCGGATTGAGTAGCACttaaaaacttcattttcaaTGCAAAACCTACTATACTGTCTAAATGCTTATCAAAGgatcaaatgagaaaaaataattgccGTCAAATTACGCCTTTATTGTAAAGTGAAAGTTATGGAATGACGTACTCCCAAATATGATACAATCCATAGGCCAGTCCAAATCCTG is part of the Necator americanus strain Aroian chromosome V, whole genome shotgun sequence genome and encodes:
- a CDS encoding hypothetical protein (NECATOR_CHRV.G18429.T1), with translation MAARRFIKGLTSPWSLGFSGFGLAYGLYHIWDATQSGAKYELDEDLAGKTYIITGATSGIGQATVEELAKRNARVIMACRNREKCVQVRRDIVLNTRNKQVYCRQCDLEDFDSIRSFVQKLNKGKFELDRIDGVVHNAAMMDSERKVNKDGIERTFATNHLGSFLLTGLLLDKLLAQDHPVRIVFLNTNIINRKCELDFDDLNAATRKKYDGFEVYKQSKLAAAMFAKELSERLKDSNITVTVADPGRTKSNLSAQMDHQTFFLSRWLLRIVSFGMGERRVEKAVRPVLYALADPAMEGANGMFIDRERHEQPWSDSVEDAEKRRRLWNTSEVWTKLSERMAQMRQEIGDAASSLDRPVDVKQVASSRSWKRLWLW